The genomic region GACTGCTCCCGTGTCAAGTATATCGGCTCCAAGATGACTGCAGGATCGGTCACCGTCAACGGCAATGCCGACATGTATGTCGGCGGCTGGATGAAGGGCGGCAGGATCCACATCAAGGGGAACGTGGACTCGTTCACCGGGATCCAGATGCAGGGCGGGGAGCTCCTCGTTGACGGCGATGCCAAGAACCATGTCGGCTGCGCCTACCGCGGTGACTGGAGAGGCATGAAAGGCGGCCTCATCCGGATCAAGGGCAGTGCCGGCAATGATATCGGTACTGCCATGCTCGGCGGGACCATCATCATCGAGAAGGATGCGTTCATCCACGTCTCCACCCATGCCGAGGGCGGAACCGTCATCATCAAGGGTGATGTCGAGGGACGCGTCGGCGGCCAGATGGTCAAGGGCGAGATGTACGTGCTCGGCAAGATCAAGTTCATGCTGCCCGGGTACCAGAAGGTCGGCACGGTCGAGAAGGAAGTCGATGGTGGCAAATATACCTTCGATCACTACATCGGCGACCTTGGAGAACGCCACGGGAAGAGCAAGGGTCAGATCGTGTACGCGAATCTGTACCTGAAAGCGGCGGCATGAACTCCCCTTCGCATCACATCACCCCCGTCCGTAAAGGACAAACCTCTTTTTTTCCAGCCGGTTCACCGGAACCGGAAGGACGGGAAATCCGAATGGATTTTTCGGACAACAACAAAATATCTCTTGCAGGTGTGACCCTATGAACAAAGTTGGAAACGATTTCATCAATGGAACCCGGTGCCCGGATTATTCCACGGTCGACCTTGTCCTCCGTGTCCCGGAACCCCCCCACGAGCTCCCGGTTAAAAAAGGGCAGACGGTGATCAAGCTCCCCAGCCCGAAACGGTTCAAGCTCCCCGATGTACCGGTCAGGAAAGCCATCGAGAGCTATGAGCCCGTCGGGTTCTTCCCCCGCTCATCGATGGACTTGAAGCAGCTCTCCTACCTGCTCTGGTGCACCCAGGGATTCAAGAAGATCGTGGCAGAGACGATCGAGATCCGCAACTCGCCCTCCAGCGGCTCGCGGAACCCGCTGGAGACCTATTTTGTCGCGGGCGAGGTGGAAGGGCTGGAGACCGGGCTGTACCGGTATCTCCCGAAATCCCACAGCATCGTGGCCGAACGCATCGACACCGGCATTACCCTGGAGATGAGCACCGCGAGCCTGAACTTCAAGCTCACGACCCGGGCTGCGGTCACCTTCCTCTGGGTAGCGATCCCCTACCGTACGGTCTGGGCTGTGGGGAACCGGGGTTACCGGAGCGCACTGATCGAGGCCGGGCATGTCTGCCAGAGCCTGATCCTGGCAGCCGCGGGACTCGGGCTCCAGGTTGCCCCGATAGATCTCTTCCACGATGAACTGGTAACAACGCTCGCCAAGCTCGACCCGGAGACCCAGTGGCCGGTCTACCTTGCTGCCGTGGGCTCGGTCCAGGAGAACGTGGCCCTCTGACCCCGGCCCGTGGGGTCGGCCTTTCTCCCCTCTCTTTTTTGTGACTGGTCAAAACGAATCGTTTATTCATGAACAGGGCCATAAATTGTTTTCAGTTGATTCAAGCCTCAAGTACATTTTTTTATCGCTATCCAAAGGAGAGGTACGCCCGCAGAATGAACACCCGTTTACACTCGCACCCCCACCATGGTAAAACGCTACCTTGAACTCCGCTCCCTTGAAGAAGCGCTCGCCCTGCTGAAAGGATCGTTTGCCCACCCGGGGCGTACGGAAAAAGTGCCGGTGGTCAATGCGGTCGGGAGGGTTGTTGCAAAGCCGGTCTTTGCCAAATATTCCGTTCCTGAAGTGAATATCTCCGCAATGGACGGCATCGCGGTCCGGAGCAGGGACACCATCGGTGCAAGCGACCAGCATCCGGTAACCCTTGAGCATTTCGCCCGGGCAAACACCGGCAACATTGTACCTCCGGGGTTCGATGCGGTGATCATGATCGAAGATGTCTGGGAGGCGAAAGGTCGCGTCCAGATCCGCCGCTCCGCAGTGCCCTGGCAGCATGTCCGCCCCGCCGGGGAAGATATCAAGGAGAACAAGCTTGTTGTCCCGAAAGGGCACCTGATCCGGCCCTTCGATATCGGGGCGCTGGTCACGTACGGGATCACAACTATCGAAGTCCTGGCAGTCCGGATCGGGATCATCCCCACCGGAAGCGAACTCGTCCCGTTCGGGGTCCGGCCGGGGCCCGGCCAGGTGGTGGAGAGCAACACGGTCATGGCCGAGGTCTTCCTCTCGCAGATGGGGGCCCGCTGCACCCGCTACCCGATCGTGCCCGATGAGCCGGACATCATCCGCGAGACCCTGCGCACCGCCACAAACGAGAACGATCTCGTCCTTATCTCTGCCGGCTCTTCCGCCGGTACCCGGGACTTCACCGAGATGGTGATCCGCTCGCTCGGGGATCTGATCTTCCACGGGGTGGCAGTCAAGCCCGGCAAACCGGTCATGCTTGGAAAGATCAAAGAAAAACCGGTTCTTGGCCTGCCGGGCTACCCGCTCGCCGCCCAGACGGTTCTCCGGGAATTCGCCGCACCCCTGCTTGAATCCTGGGGATTTGCCCCCGCACCTCACTACCCGGTCACGGTCCGCCTGGCCCAGCCGCTCACCTCCGACATCGGGTTCGACGAGTTCGTTCCGATATTTGTCGGCCGGGTAGGGACAACCTATATCGGGACTCCTCATGGGAAGGGGGCGTTTGCCCAGATGGCAACCGTGAAAGCCAACGGATACACCCACATTCCGGCACCGGTTGAAGGGTACGAGGCAGGAACCGAACTTGAAGTGATGCTCACAACCGATCCCGGGAGCATAGACCGGACCCTTATCCTGACGGGTTCGATCGACCCGGCCCTTGAGGAACTCGCCGGGCTGGCTCACGACAAAGGCCTCTTCCTCCATGCCACCAATCCCGGCAACACCTCCGGGATCCAGGCACTTCTCAGCTGCAGCTGCCATGCGGCGCCGCTGGTCCTGCCCGCCCAATCGCTTTCCTCATACCCGCCCCTTATGCAATACCCGGAATCCGGCGATCTGGCGTTCATCCACATCGCCACCGTCGAAGTTGGTATAGCCTCCCGCGATGGCCTGGGCATAAAAGATCTCACGCGTGCCCGGTTCATCAATACCCGGAAAGAGACCCCCTCCCGGACGGTTCTTGACACGCTGCTTTCCGCTGAAGGCATCGATCCCTCCCATGTGAACGGTTACCTGCAGGTGGTCCATGGCCCGCCGGCAGTGGCTGCCGCAATCCGGAACGGGTTTGCAGATGCCGGCATCTGCACGTCGAGTATTGCCCGTGCCAGCGGCCTCCGGTTCGTCCCGGTTGCGCATGAGGATTACGAGCTTGCCGTGCGGCTGGAACTGTTAAACGACAGCCGGATGGGGCTGCTCCTCTCGATAATCCGGTCCCCGCAGTTCCATGAGATCCTTGAAAAGACCGGCGGGTACGACCTCAGCCTTACCGGAACTCTCCGGATGCTGGATGCCGGAAACACGCTTGCGCCCGTCTCCCCTCCCACCGGGTCTCCCTGAACCCCGGGGTAAATTCTTTCATTCGTTCCTTGCCGCCGGACCGTTCAGATTGATAAAAAAAGAGTGCCCGGGTGCGGGATAGAGCACCGGGCAACCTACAATACGGTTACCACCAGGTCTCGGGGAAGGCCATGTTGGTGTAGATATCCTCGAGCCGCGCCTTGTGCCCTCTCTCCATGTTGGCGAGCTGGGTGAAGAGCAGCTGGGTCTCCAGGTCTGCAGCTGCATTTGCAAGCTGGGTGTACATCTGCATAGCCTCCAGCTCTTTCTTGATGGCAAGGACCAGGCCGTCGAGCGGCTTTAAGTCCGTTGTCAGTTTCGGCGACGGGAGTGCATCCCCGACCTTGTAATCGTGGCCGGCGGCAAACTTCATCTTGCTTGCGTCTTTTGTCAAGAACGCCTGGAGGAACTCGCGGTGTTTCTTCTCCTCACCGGCAAGCTCATCGAAGAGGTCCTTCAGGTTCTTGTCCTT from uncultured Methanoregula sp. harbors:
- a CDS encoding formylmethanofuran dehydrogenase subunit C, producing MATVTLKPIKVPELMFEGYSITPDAFAGKTAKEISELPGHEGKFVLKLGDFFTVTGDAGATAAETDIVITGDCSRVKYIGSKMTAGSVTVNGNADMYVGGWMKGGRIHIKGNVDSFTGIQMQGGELLVDGDAKNHVGCAYRGDWRGMKGGLIRIKGSAGNDIGTAMLGGTIIIEKDAFIHVSTHAEGGTVIIKGDVEGRVGGQMVKGEMYVLGKIKFMLPGYQKVGTVEKEVDGGKYTFDHYIGDLGERHGKSKGQIVYANLYLKAAA
- a CDS encoding SagB/ThcOx family dehydrogenase, with protein sequence MNKVGNDFINGTRCPDYSTVDLVLRVPEPPHELPVKKGQTVIKLPSPKRFKLPDVPVRKAIESYEPVGFFPRSSMDLKQLSYLLWCTQGFKKIVAETIEIRNSPSSGSRNPLETYFVAGEVEGLETGLYRYLPKSHSIVAERIDTGITLEMSTASLNFKLTTRAAVTFLWVAIPYRTVWAVGNRGYRSALIEAGHVCQSLILAAAGLGLQVAPIDLFHDELVTTLAKLDPETQWPVYLAAVGSVQENVAL
- a CDS encoding molybdopterin biosynthesis protein; its protein translation is MVKRYLELRSLEEALALLKGSFAHPGRTEKVPVVNAVGRVVAKPVFAKYSVPEVNISAMDGIAVRSRDTIGASDQHPVTLEHFARANTGNIVPPGFDAVIMIEDVWEAKGRVQIRRSAVPWQHVRPAGEDIKENKLVVPKGHLIRPFDIGALVTYGITTIEVLAVRIGIIPTGSELVPFGVRPGPGQVVESNTVMAEVFLSQMGARCTRYPIVPDEPDIIRETLRTATNENDLVLISAGSSAGTRDFTEMVIRSLGDLIFHGVAVKPGKPVMLGKIKEKPVLGLPGYPLAAQTVLREFAAPLLESWGFAPAPHYPVTVRLAQPLTSDIGFDEFVPIFVGRVGTTYIGTPHGKGAFAQMATVKANGYTHIPAPVEGYEAGTELEVMLTTDPGSIDRTLILTGSIDPALEELAGLAHDKGLFLHATNPGNTSGIQALLSCSCHAAPLVLPAQSLSSYPPLMQYPESGDLAFIHIATVEVGIASRDGLGIKDLTRARFINTRKETPSRTVLDTLLSAEGIDPSHVNGYLQVVHGPPAVAAAIRNGFADAGICTSSIARASGLRFVPVAHEDYELAVRLELLNDSRMGLLLSIIRSPQFHEILEKTGGYDLSLTGTLRMLDAGNTLAPVSPPTGSP
- a CDS encoding ferritin family protein; amino-acid sequence: MKTEDAKKIISTAIDREVEAYTFYRTIADKVKDKNLKDLFDELAGEEKKHREFLQAFLTKDASKMKFAAGHDYKVGDALPSPKLTTDLKPLDGLVLAIKKELEAMQMYTQLANAAADLETQLLFTQLANMERGHKARLEDIYTNMAFPETWW